The following nucleotide sequence is from Hippoglossus stenolepis isolate QCI-W04-F060 chromosome 18, HSTE1.2, whole genome shotgun sequence.
CAAGTTTCCTACAAAAACACATCCTCACCCTGTGCCCTTGTTCATACACCAAGACTAAAACTAACTTATCTGCAGCCGTGCAAGGTCTCACAGAGAGTGGAATCCATCATTGTCACACTGACCTTCATCCATGCCGTTCAGAATAGTTTCCAACACCTCGTCGCCATAGCGATTGCGATGCTCCTTCCAGACGGAGCCGTTCTCGCTGCGCAGGACCACGAGCTCCCGGTCCCCTCGGCCCAGGGAGGCAAAGTGCGGGATCTCCACGATTACAGGCCTGCGgaagaaacaacaacataaataaatcataaagtGAAGTGATATGAAATTGGATTTGTAGCCTTGTTTtggtaaaataatatatattattaaatatcaaattTAGTTTTCTTCTGTTATTGTTGATATCACCATCATGTAGTCTCTGCATGAGATGTGCACACGTATCAATGTCCACTAGATGGCACAATGACAAAGCTCATTAATATTACAGTAAGGTACAACAATTAATTGACATAACTATGACAACTTTAAAACTATTTGTATAAgacattaatgaaaatgttaatgtttttgtaGGATCCTGAGAATTTTTTATaaacagaacacaaatgtttcaaTTCCAATGTCAtcaacagaaacataaaaaaaaaaaactacacttcTCTAACTTGACTTTAAAGCTGACCAACAAATTAAACTACAAAGCTAACCCACCCTAGGAACTGCATACTGGACGGTCCCAGGGAGATGATGCGGCTCGCGAGCCCCTCCCCTTCCACCAGTGGAGGAGGCGTGGTCAGTTTCTGCGGTTTGACCAGACGACACGTGATGCGCGTGGGCGCGGCGCAGGTCCGAGGAGGGATGATGACCCTGAGGCCGTGGTGTCTGCTGCCTCGCATGGAGCCTCCCCGAGCATCCACCATAAAACTCACCAGGAAGCTGAAGGTCACACAGGGTCAtcgtttttatttatcattaaataACACATTAGATAAGACAGGAACATAAAATTTAACAACCATGCTGGGTTTTCCTGGGAGAATTTCTTCCCCctgaatgaaacacaaaatgatcaGTAATTTGTGTATCGTTAGTAGCAGTGTTTTGACTTTATGATTGAATGCAGAGCGATTCATAGAGAAGACACCGATGCAATGTGTTGATTCTCTTTTCATTTGACTTGTCTGAGTATGACAGGAGAGGGCGGGCTGTCGAGAGAGGTCATGAAGTGCAGCCAGAATGACACtaaaagacttttaaaaaaaagaaagacgcATGCTGTTTGATCCTCCATTAGACAGGCAGCTtcaaacaagtgtgtgtctgtgtgtgtgtctgtgtgtgtgtgtgtacatgtgtctgctgactCACTGTGCTTTAATAAATGATGACTAAGCACTGCAGACTAAATAAATTCACATCACGCTGGATTAACCTCATGGAGCTTGTCGTTAATGACttaattacagatgttttacGCATCAACAGCATAAACATAGTTTAGGGAACGGAAAAAACTGTTCATGTTCCTCAACATCCATCTTCGATATATTGTCTAACTTATAACACACATCCTGGGtgagatttaataaaaaagttCCTTTGCCGGTGGCAGATTTTGGGGTTTTGACAATCCTGCGGAAAAGGGATTAGGTGGAGggaggatatatatatattttagtttggGTCACTGATCTCACTGAGTCTCGGAAATCTTGTCTTTATGATAAGAAATACAGCCTCAATAAATAACACAAGTATTTTAGATGGTGAGGGTGAATATCCCTcgtacgtttgaaggtcttctgcacaagtCACAGTGAGATCGAACATGAGGATTAAACATTAGCTAGATGTTTTATTAGCTCACCCCGTGTGAATGGGGCTGGCCACAGGGCTGACATTGTCTGAGGTCTCTGTAGCGGGACTGCTCGGGATGAGAGAGTCGTCATCGTACTCCTTTGGCAGCGGGATGGGAGTGTGCTGAGGTCGGAGAGGGAGGAAATAACAAAGACGGGGCAGAAAATATTTGAGAGGCGGTAAAATAACCATGACGGAGAAGATTAAGACAGAGAAGAGTGGGAGGGAATGACAGAGCAGACATagagaaaaaaggagggagagaaaagattGAGCATGATGAACAGAAGCAATAAGATaacacataaaaaatatatgtaatgtACATGGTACGGTTAAACCTACCTGATCCAACATAACCGTCTCTGGCGACACACAAGGGATTCTGGGTATAGCAGGAGAATACGGCCTGTGGCGGAGGAAGAGAAGATAATGTAAGACAAGAGAAAATGGACGGCTTCAATTCTATAATAGAAATTCTAATAACACTATTGTATctcatgctgctgcagacaAAGATGAATTATGTATGCCGTTCAACAACTCGAATAATGACATCTTCATTATGTTATTCTTCCACTTGTGGGTATCATGCACGTTATATATCATCCTGTGCACGGGGACTTACGTGGTTCCCATGCCTCCCTCAAAGTCTCTCAGAGTCTTCTTCGGCGAGAGGAAGTCATCGTCCTGGTCCTTGAAGTCATCAAGCTTTAGGTAGCGAGCTCCGTCCATCCCGAGCAACTCGTCTCCTGTGGGCCACGTAAAGAGTTAAGGAAGAACGAGGAAAAACCGAAGACtggtaataaaaaaacaggttGCAAAGAACACATGAAGAATcgagagagaaaaaggacaaCACCAGGGGATTGCAGGGCAAAATTATGCTGAGCTCAACTCTCAAGTTCTTCCACTCGGTCGTAAAATGTGAGGATCTTAAACTAATCTGCCAAAAGGATTTAGTTTTTCCCCCTCAGTGGATTTTTATGTCATTTGAGAGGGACAGTATTTTGAACTGCGGCAGACCTCTCAGCTTGGATCAAAAATAATGCCACTCAATTCTGCGTATGTGGAAGCAGTAACTGTTACACCACCATAactcccatccctccaccttCACGACGCCACAGACAAATGGTCACATTGCGATTTCAGATAAACAGTTAGTCCAAGCACACCGAACAACATCTAGAGCGAATGGAAACCAAAGGAGTGAAAGAAGAAGTTTGGTAAAAAAGACAGTGAATATTAACACAGTTGAGGACACTGCATGGACGGCAGTGAGCATGCCCATTAAAGATGAAATCACATGTGGAGATGGTTGTTTCTGTGTAGGAGAAAACACCTCAATTATTAAAGGAAGAATAGATATTGAAATAATACGTTAAAAAACAccttcaaacagctttttacagtttaattagTATAAGttggtaaataaaaaaatagcaacacaaagaaaaccgATTGAAAATTAAGTTTTCATGCGAAAATCCTTTCAaaattttgatttaattctgAAAGATGGCGACGTTAAcattaattgtgttttgtttacagtagcAGGTCCCAGCTGGTTCACAGCGTGTGTGTAATCAGCTTATTGATTAATTAGGCTGTGAAAAGCAGGAGTAACTGCGACGCTGAATTGGAAAGAAGCCGTTTGTCTTTTAAATTGCAGAAATACTGGAGCTCTGTCAATTATGAAACCATGGACAGATAACGCTGGTAACAAGGAAAATGTTGTGACTACATGCTGAtgagaaacagacacatttcTATTAAATAAATCTCTGAGCAAGAGAATAACGATagagaagacaaagacagagaggaaagcaAACAGTGCCGGAGTCGAGAGTAGAGACTCAGAGGAACTGAGTAAAAAGACAATTAGTGACgcacagagaaaatgaggaaaaagtaCAATTGCAATGACGGCACAAGTTCACTAGCCACCGGACCCAACAAGGTAGAGATACAGACACAATCCTACCTAACGTTAGCTGGGCAACCCCTACAAAACAAATGGGAAAGGGGCGTTATAAACAGTCATGTTCACATCTGAATTCATTGATATGCCAATGTACCTCCCAAACATTCTTCTTCTACCAAAATCAGAGTCAGAGCTGAAAATGAATGATCGAAGCTGTGCAGACAAATCAGACAACCTACCTTCATCCTCTGAGACATCCAGTATCTCATCCACCGTCTCAGGAAAACTCATCCGATGCTTCTCTGTGGTGATctgtgaagagcagcagcagagaacgGTGGAGAGTAAAAACGAGATTAAAACTCAAGTTTCAAGCAGTTGGTGGAGCTGAACCTGATCAAGACAAGGGAATTATTTCATTGAACATCTGAGTCATGGTCTGTCAAGGCTACTTCTTTGCGCACAGGTGTAACCATGTGAACCAGGGAGGATGTGTTTGCTCACCGCAGAGACGGACTCCTCGGTAACCAGCTTCAACACGTCAATGACGGAGATGTAACCGAGCCGCTTAGCAATGCCCAGGGGAGACGTCCCGTTCTGTACAGAGACGGATGAGAACCATCACACACAATATTGCAACAATAAAAGTCCTTTTAATAAAGTATTTGATAATACAGCTTTCACAGCACCTGCTATTTTTACAGATAATGTCAAAATGTGATAAACCTTTTAAAAGTAGAGGGAAAAAACACCAAGTGAATAAACATACAGAACATTTGCTCTAGAAGAAAAAACTGAACTGATGATAACACACaacactgtttgaatgtgtgagaCCAAAAAGTAAGAGAATCATCTCAGTGGGAAGTCGTCACTTTgcttatttgttttcatgtcatcTATTGAACAAGTGTTTATGTTTAGAGGAAGGTTATCACAGGATAATGGGGGTAAGGTTTTCCATAAAGCGTCTCACCGAAGTGATCTCATTCGGCTGGGCTCCGTTTTTCAACAGCAGGGTGACGATATCGGTGTGGCCTTGCTGAGCCGCCTGGTGAAGAGGGGTGTAGCCCATCTGGAGGAGTAAAGATGGAGGtggtcaaacaaaacaagacacagagAAAGCAGTGATTCAATCTATGGTTTTGGCGCCTGACGCTAACACCAGTGTCGCCCCTGACATTCGTCTCATACTGGTGATTACTGGTGGGTAAACAAACACGCAAACAAAACTGCAATCATCTCGAGGACCATATGGGGAACAGGTCTTACGTATGTATATATAGTACACGTGAGAAAAGAGACGTGTTACCCTTGTCTTGCTGTTCACATGagcctgctgctgcaggaggaacttCACCATCTTGATGTTGCCATAGTGACAGGCCACATGAAGGGGTGTGTAGCCCATctgagacgaggagagagagagagagagagcatgtgagAGCATGTGTGAATCGTAATAGAGGCAAATGTCTTAAGATATTTATACTTTCTAATTGTGTGTACGCTAAACATGGTATTTATAGTCATGAATCTATTTAATTAGGAAACCGGAGAAAACATCTTGTGATTAGCATCAgtaatgtgaaataaatcaacTCAGTGAAAtcaacttcattttattttatggtgGAGCTTACCCGTGAAGCAGCGTAAACAGACGCTCCCTGTTTCACCAGCGTGTCAGCGATGCCCACGTGACCCTCCTGAGCCACGAGGTGCAGAGGGGTCAGTCCAttctgaaagacagaaagaattTAACAGGAGATGACAACAAAATGCAAATTATTCTACTAATGCATTTGGATCCATTCTACTATCCATACCTTGTTTCCCAGATTTACGTTGGCCTGTTTGGCGATGAGCAGAGCCACGATGTCAGGCCGTCCCTCCTGTGAGGCCAGGTGCAGGGGCGTGATGCCTTGGAGCGACTCGGAATTGGGTGAAGCCCCGTTCTGCAGCAGACAACTGGCCACCTCCATCTGGTTCTGCTTGGCGGCTATGTGCAGGGGAGTGTAGCCgttctgcagagaaacagggACAAACAAGCACAGAGTGGGCATCGCCTGTCTTAACATTCTTCTGGTCTAATTATAGATTAAAACTTCAATCCTGTTGTGAGAGAGTGTTTCAGAGAACGAAGATTGTCACGTAGTTGTGTTTAAGCACCACACACTCGTTTTTGAcctgttttggtttttgtgtCAGCGATGGGTTAGCATGGCGCCATGTGTGAGCACattggacacacacatgtgagcGTCTTACTCGAGCTGTGCTGTGTGCAGATCCTCCCTTGCTGACCAGAAGTCTCACAACATCCAGGTTGTTGTGATGGACGGCCACATGAAGGGGTGCCAGACCGTTctgttaaacacacatacaaatacacagatgCGCACATATAtaaaccaacagacacacacggagacaagaaaacagcacagaaacacatttatatatgaGACACATACTATGATACTCTATCAATCAGCTCATTCTCTATGAGGTGGCGCTTTCTGGCTGGATTGATCGTCACAGCCTCGTAAAAAGTGCTTCACTGTTTTTGAGGAAAGATCTGAACTAAATGGAGCACAGACGGTCTCACCTTGCCGGCTGCGTTTGGGTTGGCTCCTCTCTCCAGAAGGAGTTCTGCCACATCCACCTTTCCATACTTCGAGGCCACATGGAGGGGAGTGAAGCCCTTCTGctcaaaagagagaaagacagagaagttTACCAAACATCCAACAGCTTAAGGCAGAAATACTGTTGCACCAACTGAGCATCCATCCAGATGCAGCTGCATTTTTGTAATTTGGCTTCTGCTCTACCTTCGTCATCTTGATTTGCTGCGCTCCAGCATCCAGCAGTATTCGAATGGTGTGCACGTGTCCTTCACGTGCAGCGATGTGTAAGGGAGTGTGGCCCGCAGATGTAGCTGAGTCGGGGTTTGAGCTGTGCTCAAGCAGCAGCTTGACGAGCTCCTTGTGGCCCATACGGGCGGCACAGTGTAGAGGCGTCTGATCGTCCTGGACCCAgacaagaaggaggaagaggtcaAACAGGATACAGGAAAATCACTGTTAACTAGGTTTCTATTGATTTTGCACTTGAAGTGTTTAGGTTTTCTGACAGACCTCCTCTATAAATACTTCATACCTTAGCCTTCGCATCCACCTGCGCTGAATTCTGCAGCAAAAACTGAGCGACTTCACAGTGTCCTGCTCTGGCGGCCATGTGCAGGGGAGTCTCCACTTTCTGGTGGAggtaaacacacaaccacactcaATCTACAGAGTACAATgtaatttgtatgtatttagACTTTCAGGTTATTCATCCATTACAGTATATTTGTGAGATGTTCAGGTTATTCTAActtgtaaagaaaaacatgttttttatggtTATTTATTTCCAGTTTCTTTACTTTAAGATCAGGGTTAAATATCTTTTTTGTTTAGTATAAAACAAATTCACCTATAAATCCACCTTGCTCATCCGAGGGCCCATGGTTCAGATCAGTCTATTAATTTCAGTAATCCAGACATAATTAGGAGCTCATTCTACAATTTAATTTTTAACGACACTGACTTCACATGGTGGTGAAAAAGAAACTATGGctaattgttttattaatgacCCATACAATTAATCTTCTCCTGTAATTAAGTATTTCAATTAGCATGGAATTCAATCTTTCTTAAAAATgtgaagtgaggacattttgtaaAACATCTCCACACGAATAACTCAAACTGTTAATTTGATCAACTGGCAATATTGgaaagttaaaacaaatgaatagatTGTTTAATTTTGGGAAAGAAAACCGGTTCTCACCACATTGGAAGCATTAGGTGAAGCTCCTCTTTGGAGCAGGTTCTTCACGATGTTCAGATGACCCATGAAAGCTGCTACATGAAGAGGAGTGAGACCagactgcacaaacacagacagagaagagcaTCGCGGCTCAATATAAATCCACTACCGAGACCTCAGAGGACATTCTCTAGTTCTTAAGCCACTTCTGACTGACTGGCAGTCAAAACCTTAAAGACAGGAGCTGCCATCTGACAGGGGAGTGGAGGAATTTGAAAATACAGCAGAGATTTATGAAGCAATGAAGGTTTAGGGTCTTTTTTAACGCCAGAAGTGTGGATTTTTATGATCATTTTCTGACTTGTCTCCTTTGTGGCCACGTCGCCTCACCTCGGTGACAGCTTCTAAGGAGGCGGAGTGCTTCAGCAGCAGGTCCATGGACCGCATGTGGTTCTTCTTGCAAGCAATGTGGAGAGGTGTGAAGCCATTctggaaaaacagagaaacaaggTTCACAACTAGACATGTGTACGGTCCAGAGGCTTTTTCAATCAAAAGACACAGTTCAAATAAAGCTTACAGGTTTTCTGCTGTAGGTTATAAAGGTTGAGAAGCTCACAAAATACTTTAACCTATTGTAAAGAGTGACTAAAACCTTTTTTGAGTTTCAAGGTCACGTAAAAATGAGCGGTTAGTCACCAGAGCACGTGAATTGGCTTTGGCCCCCTTGTCCAGTAGGACTTTGGCCATGCGGTGGTGACCACAGTGGGCTGCTACATGAAGAGGGGTTAAATGGTCCAGCGTGATGTCATCAATCTCGGCGCTGTATTGCAGCAGCTGCTTGACACAGTCCATGTGGTCCCCCTGAGCTGACATGTGGATGGGGGACAGACCATTCTGCAGGagacaggtggaggaggaaggtggagaggagatggagataGATTAAGTCCTGTGAATGAATCATCCTGATTGTAGCTCAGGAAAGCAGAGTCCTTAGAGGTCTGATAATCAATCCATGGTTGACAAGAGTTTAAATTAAAGTGCCTGGTTAGGACATCTTGATTCAAGCTAATTAGCCAAACTTGCATGAAAGCGTATACATTTTTAGCAAGCTAGAAATATGAGATTCAGTCAAAGTAAGTATTTAACCGGAAACCTTGATGATCGATGCAGATTACAAAGCTTCAAAGGATAGATTACGTATTTCATTACGGTCATCTACCTTGGTTTTAGCCTGGATGGGAGCACCATGTTCCAGCAGGAGCTCAATAATGCGGACGTGACCATTCCTGGCTGCACAGTGGAGAGGAGTCAGCTCATCCTTcaaagagacggagagggagactCATTGGAAAAGTGTTTAACGGTATAAGGGACAGAAATGAGCACATTAGCAGGAGGGAGGATAACGGATGAGGGGAAACAGAGCATCCAAACTGACTAAATGCTTTAATCTACCTTTGTTGTGGCATCAATCTGTGCTCCTCTGTCCAGCAGCAGTCTGACCATCATCACGTTTCCCCTCCTGGCAGCTATATGAAGGGGTGTGATGCCATTCTAGGGAAGAAGCGGAAGAAATAAGATAGTATTTGTCACCATTTGTGAGTCCAGATTATTTGGAAATATAACAAAAGTACTGTATAATAGAAACTGAACTACATGTCTAGGGGGGAATACAGCTGTAAATACTCCCGTTTCCTCAGTTCCATTTCTGACCCTGCAGCTCAGATGAACTGACCTTGGGTGTGAAGTTTACGTTGGCTCCtctgttcagcagcagctgggctACGCTCATGTTCTCATAGTGGGCTGCGATATGGAGAGGTGTGAAACCAGTCTACAGAGGAAGAGACGCGATGGGAGAGGAGAGTGTAAAGGCATTCTATAAATACCACTATTAAAATGCAAGGTTAGACATGACACAGATTACAAGATGATAGAGTTTGGGTATTTTTACTTagtgttatttaatttttctattctattcattcATAAACACAAGAGCCCAGTTATTTGTATTCCTTCTGCACATTCAATACTTTTCCTAATCCTTTTTCCTTGGTTGATTGTGTTATCATATTAAACCTTTACACCAGTATATAAAAAAGTTGGTGCATACCTTGCTGAGTACATCCGCATTGGGATCGTTCTGCAGGAGAACTGCGGCGGTCCGCGTGTCGTCGTTTCGAGCGGCGATGTGCAGTGCGGGGAGCCGGACTTTGCCCTTGGTGCCGTAGTTGATGAGCAGCGCCACAACGTTTTCGTGGCCCTGCTGGAGGGCGACGGCCAGTGGAGTGAAGCCATCCTGAGACGAGAGAGGATGAGGGAAAGAGATTGAGAAATAGTGGAGGAGCAAAAACAGGGCAtaaaaggaggaagaggcgaGAAAGATAAAGGACTGATGAAGAGCTGAATAAGAAACCATGCAGAACAATGTTTTCTTGAGCTGATACAGTGAAAGATCTAACGTCCTGTTGCTCAGTTATTCTTTAACCCGACAttaataaaagaacaaatgtgtatttttatggaAAATATGCTAAAACAACCATTAACCATCTCATTAACAACAAATGACCTGTGTGAAAGAAACAAGCAGCAGATTCACTTTCCTAAACTGTGCTTTTCTGTCACAACAGATACCAATGATGTGTAAGGATCTAATTACGGGGAAACCTCACAATCCAACAGGCAGTTTGAAGGGACACGTACCTCGGTCGGGAGACTCTGATTGGCTCCGTTCTCGAGCAGGAACTTGACGACCTCTAAGTGATTCTCCTGCGCTGCCATGTAGAGAGGACTGAACCCTTTCTGCTTGGGCACAAATTCATTATGTAGAGTTTCAAATACACAATCACGACATAATATGAACCTTtaggacaacacacacacacacacaaacacatctgcatACATACACAGATTTAAAGACTCGCCTGACCTGGAGGAATACATATTTAACTTGTGTTTATCTTTACAAGGACACACACCCGTACAGTACAGAGACTCACCCT
It contains:
- the ank1b gene encoding ankyrin-1 isoform X3, with translation MAQAAKQLRKTKDLAEAAAQEQREKEEEKLKKRNRSRDRRRKADASTSFLRAARSGNVDKAHDHLKNRLDINTSNQNGLNGLHLASKEGHVKMVLSLLHAGIELEATTKKGNTALHIAALAGQEKVVAELVNYGANVNAQSHKGFSPLYMAAQENHLEVVKFLLENGANQSLPTEDGFTPLAVALQQGHENVVALLINYGTKGKVRLPALHIAARNDDTRTAAVLLQNDPNADVLSKTGFTPLHIAAHYENMSVAQLLLNRGANVNFTPKNGITPLHIAARRGNVMMVRLLLDRGAQIDATTKDELTPLHCAARNGHVRIIELLLEHGAPIQAKTKNGLSPIHMSAQGDHMDCVKQLLQYSAEIDDITLDHLTPLHVAAHCGHHRMAKVLLDKGAKANSRALNGFTPLHIACKKNHMRSMDLLLKHSASLEAVTESGLTPLHVAAFMGHLNIVKNLLQRGASPNASNVKVETPLHMAARAGHCEVAQFLLQNSAQVDAKAKDDQTPLHCAARMGHKELVKLLLEHSSNPDSATSAGHTPLHIAAREGHVHTIRILLDAGAQQIKMTKKGFTPLHVASKYGKVDVAELLLERGANPNAAGKNGLAPLHVAVHHNNLDVVRLLVSKGGSAHSTARNGYTPLHIAAKQNQMEVASCLLQNGASPNSESLQGITPLHLASQEGRPDIVALLIAKQANVNLGNKNGLTPLHLVAQEGHVGIADTLVKQGASVYAASRMGYTPLHVACHYGNIKMVKFLLQQQAHVNSKTRMGYTPLHQAAQQGHTDIVTLLLKNGAQPNEITSNGTSPLGIAKRLGYISVIDVLKLVTEESVSAITTEKHRMSFPETVDEILDVSEDEGDELLGMDGARYLKLDDFKDQDDDFLSPKKTLRDFEGGMGTTPYSPAIPRIPCVSPETVMLDQHTPIPLPKEYDDDSLIPSSPATETSDNVSPVASPIHTGFLVSFMVDARGGSMRGSRHHGLRVIIPPRTCAAPTRITCRLVKPQKLTTPPPLVEGEGLASRIISLGPSSMQFLGPVIVEIPHFASLGRGDRELVVLRSENGSVWKEHRNRYGDEVLETILNGMDEDLESHDELDKKRIRRIISTDFPLYFAVVSRIQQESDLIGPEGGRLTSKLVPHVDAIFPETAVTKRVRLGLQAQPIPDELLTRHLGNQATFSPVVTIEPRRRKFHRPIGLRIPLPPSWRESARDAGEGDTTSLRLLCSVIGGTAPAQWEDITGTTKLMYAHNCANFTTNVSARFWLADCPRTAEAVTFANLLYRELMSVPYMAKFVIFAKMNEVREGRLRCYCMTDDKMDKTLELHENFSEVARSRDIELMEGMPLHLECSGNLVPIRKATQQPRSFSFQAFRDNRLPVSVKVRDSNKEAAGFLSFLRKCTKYEDTQHVLCNLNITMPPCVKVVGSEERRRTLTPLALRERYSALNEPGVATVNAMERTEIKINIISEQLGLSWAELARELQFGTDDINRIRVENPNSLLDQSSALLNLWVGREGKRAKMESLYIALRNIDRADIVTSLEGQAQPPAPCSLDEGACRLSDRDSTLLSPSVSNGYMLVQEELLSPASMMYNLPSPLGVEPYWQEVSSLECAPIATTEEDTLMEMSDVQVWPAGVSPSLVTVEDSSLDGSSRADDSECATLSLPYSLGRPSSGASGASGSIMELEEEEEEDDEEGEVEEEEAPQEPASALAERDRVRASGAVPKVNLNGQLGGQRSDGRRGEVLAAGGGAKGGGERLGSVEGISVVAGQQVYAQRCEVSGLSRANEHNGDNRMVGGGAFQPYLPDKDSLQGWVGSVTSGRDVSVRVAQEALLTPKEEKEDYAAEVQFADQPGHGLARKVGVDVRKGAQSVQRTSLRRVKH
- the ank1b gene encoding ankyrin-1 isoform X4 is translated as MAQAAKQLRKTKDLAEAAAQEQREKEEEKLKKRNRSRDRRRKADASTSFLRAARSGNVDKAHDHLKNRLDINTSNQNGLNGLHLASKEGHVKMVLSLLHAGIELEATTKKGNTALHIAALAGQEKVVAELVNYGANVNAQSHKGFSPLYMAAQENHLEVVKFLLENGANQSLPTEDGFTPLAVALQQGHENVVALLINYGTKGKVRLPALHIAARNDDTRTAAVLLQNDPNADVLSKTGFTPLHIAAHYENMSVAQLLLNRGANVNFTPKNGITPLHIAARRGNVMMVRLLLDRGAQIDATTKDELTPLHCAARNGHVRIIELLLEHGAPIQAKTKNGLSPIHMSAQGDHMDCVKQLLQYSAEIDDITLDHLTPLHVAAHCGHHRMAKVLLDKGAKANSRALNGFTPLHIACKKNHMRSMDLLLKHSASLEAVTESGLTPLHVAAFMGHLNIVKNLLQRGASPNASNVKVETPLHMAARAGHCEVAQFLLQNSAQVDAKAKDDQTPLHCAARMGHKELVKLLLEHSSNPDSATSAGHTPLHIAAREGHVHTIRILLDAGAQQIKMTKKGFTPLHVASKYGKVDVAELLLERGANPNAAGKNGLAPLHVAVHHNNLDVVRLLVSKGGSAHSTARNGYTPLHIAAKQNQMEVASCLLQNGASPNSESLQGITPLHLASQEGRPDIVALLIAKQANVNLGNKNGLTPLHLVAQEGHVGIADTLVKQGASVYAASRMGYTPLHVACHYGNIKMVKFLLQQQAHVNSKTRMGYTPLHQAAQQGHTDIVTLLLKNGAQPNEITSNGTSPLGIAKRLGYISVIDVLKLVTEESVSAITTEKHRMSFPETVDEILDVSEDEGDELLGMDGARYLKLDDFKDQDDDFLSPKKTLRDFEGGMGTTPYSPAIPRIPCVSPETVMLDQHTPIPLPKEYDDDSLIPSSPATETSDNVSPVASPIHTGFLVSFMVDARGGSMRGSRHHGLRVIIPPRTCAAPTRITCRLVKPQKLTTPPPLVEGEGLASRIISLGPSSMQFLGPVIVEIPHFASLGRGDRELVVLRSENGSVWKEHRNRYGDEVLETILNGMDEDLESHDELDKKRIRRIISTDFPLYFAVVSRIQQESDLIGPEGGRLTSKLVPHVDAIFPETAVTKRVRLGLQAQPIPDELLTRHLGNQATFSPVVTIEPRRRKFHRPIGLRIPLPPSWRESARDAGEGDTTSLRLLCSVIGGTAPAQWEDITGTTKLMYAHNCANFTTNVSARFWLADCPRTAEAVTFANLLYRELMSVPYMAKFVIFAKMNEVREGRLRCYCMTDDKMDKTLELHENFSEVARSRDIELMEGMPLHLECSGNLVPIRKATQQPRSFSFQAFRDNRLPVSVKVRDSNKEAAGFLSFLRKCTKYEDTQHVLCNLNITMPPCVKVVGSEERRRTLTPLALRERYSALNEPGVATVNAMERTEIKINIISEQLGLSWAELARELQFGTDDINRIRVENPNSLLDQSSALLNLWVGREGKRAKMESLYIALRNIDRADIVTSLEGQAQPPAPCSLDEGACRLSDRDSTLLSPSVSNGYMLVQEELLSPASMMYNLPSPLGVEPYWQEVSSLECAPIATTEEDTLMEMSDVQVWPAGVSPSLVTVEDSSLDGSSRADDSECATLSLPYSLGRPSSGASGASGSIMELEEEEEEDDEEGEVEEEEAPQEPASALAERDRVRASGAVPKVNLNGQLGGQRSDGRRGEVLAAGGGAKGGGERLGSVEGISVVAGQQVYAQRCEVSGLSRANEHNGDNRMVGGGAFQPYLPDKDSLQGWVGSVTSGRDVSVRVAQEALLTPKEEKEDYAAEVQFADQPGHGLARKDRKATAKTSSKKTQPERRWK